CATGTTTGCTGACGAGCAATCTACTATGCCTAGTGCCGCTCAGCAAAACTTTGTGCAAGGCGTGGTGCGTGGTCTGCCCAAGGACTGGGATAAGGAAGTGCTACGACGTGTGCGAGATGTCACTGTTGATGAGATCAAGACTGCTTTGCGTGAGACTGTCCTGCCATGTTTCGAACCTGGCAAGAGCAACATCGTCGTCACTGCTGCCAAGATTATGCAAGAGGTTTGTTCTCCCCCCCATTTGGTTTTTGATTCGTACTAACTTCCCGCAGGGCATGGAGGCTTCATTCAAGGAGATGGGCTACAAGGTCCAGACACATGAGCTCAGCTACTTCCACGATGACTATGGCCTCAAGCCTGAGGatggagaggaagaagaatcgtccgaggaagatgaggaacTAGAAGGTTCAGAGGGGTCATACGATTCTGATGAATCCGATGATTAGATAACGATTAAAATAGCCAAGGTAAATGGCGCTCAGGTAGACTTGAGTTCCTCAAGAACATATCGGTAGCAATGCCAGAATTAGAAGCGAAAAGATGGCACAAAAAGCAACTAGTTCTTATATTATACACTGAGTCTGGAACTATACTGTGTCTAAGGGTGGCCAATCCTTTCTAGAGAGCCAGCTCCTCCCGGCCGTTTTTTCCATTCTAACAGTCTTTtgattaaaagctattatgAAATCTCTTCTAAATGTTGCGCTCCTTTTTTCTAGGTTTACAACTCGTCGCGTCCACTGGCCTTGACGACACCCTCCTTCTCGTTATCGAGAGACTTGTCAGTGACGCCTTCGGTAACACCCTCAGATCCCTTCCAGCCAAGGGCGTTAAGCCGCTCAGACAAGTGAGGGTGAGAGAAGTGGTAGCTGGCATACATCCAATCGGCATCCATAGTGCTAAGGTTCTGGATCTGGAGCTTAAGGAGGGAGCGGGCAAGCTGCTCGGGGTAACCAAGCCCCTTGGCAAAAGCATCGGCCTGGAACTCGAACTTGCGGCTGACAATGTGCATAAGCAGGTTGATGACGAGATCCATGGGGGCAAGAGCATCGGAGAAGAGGATGAATCCGATAATAATGGGGTGCTCTTTGAGGAAACCGAAAGATGAGTACAGAGAgtggttgttgatgaagacagagaagagaaggaagatgtAGAAAGAGTGAGCCTAAACTATGTCAGTTTTTGTAATTGATCCAGCCAAATTTCATGTGTTTACCTGAGAGATACCGAAGAGACTGGTAGTATGGCCAAGCTTCCAGTGACCCAACTCGTGCGCTAGAACGGCGACGACCTCCTCGGGCTCGCTCTTCTCAATCAGAGTATCGTAGATCACAATGTGCTTCTTCCAGGGAAGACCAAAGAAATAGGCGTTTGAGTGGGCGCTTCGCTTGCTTCCATCGATGACGTAGAGCTCGTGCAGGGGGAACTTGAGGCTCGCGGCAAGAGATTCAACCTTGGTCTTGAGCTCACCGTCCTCGAgaggagacagcttgttgaACAGGGGCAGGATAGCAACAGGGTAGATGGTAATCATGAAGACCTGGAGAGCAATGACGAAGAGCCACAGATAGTAGAAAAACTGGTTGCCCGTCTTCTGGATGATCTTAAGGAAACCGGCAAGGAAAGGAGGCGCGAGGACCAAGGTGAGAGCCTGGGTCTTGACCAAATCAGTGATAAAGAGCTTGGGCGTCTGCTTGTTGAAACCGAACTTCTCCTCAAGTACAAATGTCTGGTAGATTGAGGAGGGGAGACGAAGG
This Fusarium poae strain DAOMC 252244 chromosome 3, whole genome shotgun sequence DNA region includes the following protein-coding sequences:
- a CDS encoding hypothetical protein (MEROPS:MER0002635~TransMembrane:5 (o20-38i171-189o195-222i319-340o346-368i)), translating into MDFLQRLARFLDRPLFPWKKLIMGFSVGQYLFETFLTLRQYRVLQKTSPPAVLSKEVSQEVFDKSQAYGRAKAKFEIVNGLYSQVQNIAFMHFDVLPKLWSWTGDLLLKWAPARFTGEISHTIVFVLTFTVISQLLRLPSSIYQTFVLEEKFGFNKQTPKLFITDLVKTQALTLVLAPPFLAGFLKIIQKTGNQFFYYLWLFVIALQVFMITIYPVAILPLFNKLSPLEDGELKTKVESLAASLKFPLHELYVIDGSKRSAHSNAYFFGLPWKKHIVIYDTLIEKSEPEEVVAVLAHELGHWKLGHTTSLFGISQAHSFYIFLLFSVFINNHSLYSSFGFLKEHPIIIGFILFSDALAPMDLVINLLMHIVSRKFEFQADAFAKGLGYPEQLARSLLKLQIQNLSTMDADWMYASYHFSHPHLSERLNALGWKGSEGVTEGVTDKSLDNEKEGVVKASGRDEL